GGCCGTAGCACTGACCGGACGAGCAGTCGAGCTGCACCGGAGCAGGGACGTCCAATGCACCGGCCTGACCGGTGCGCTCGCCGCACACGCGATGGCGTTGGCCTTCGCGGGTGAGTCCGACCGGGCGGTTGCCGCCGCCGAGGAATGCCGGGCGGTGTGCGAGCAGTACGGCGAACGGTGGATGCGGTCCTACGCCGACTACATGCGTACCCTGGCGGAACTGGGCCGGGGCGAGCCAGCCACCGCGGAGTACTACGCCCGCGAGGCATTGCGGTTCAAACGCCAGCTGGGAGACAGCCTCGGTATCGCCTACGCCCTCGACGCGCTCGCCTTGGCCGCCGCGGCGGGCCAGGCCGAGCGTTCCGCCCAACTGCTGGGCATCGCCGACCGACTCTGGCGCACCATCGGCACCCCCCAGGCCGGGTCTCGTGACCTGCGCGCCGCCCGCGAATCCTGCGAACACCAAGCCCGCGCCGCTCTGGGTGACACGGCCTACCAGGCTGCCTTCGACGCAGGCCAGGCCATGGACCTCGACACCGCCATCGCCTACGCCCTCGACGAAAACCCACCACAACCGACGGAGCCATCACCGCAGTCGGTGAACTGGATGCCGTTGACCCGGCGCGAACGCGAAGTCGCCGGACTCATCGCCCAGGGACTGACCAACCAGCAGATCGCGACCCACCTGGTCATCGCCAAACGCACAGCGGACACCCACGTCGGCCACATCCTCACCAAACTGGGCTTCGACACCCGCGCCCAGATCGCCGCCTGGGTCGCCGCCCAAAGCCCCACCCGTGCCGGCAAAGAATGAGTTCGAATCGACGCCGGATGACAGTTCCTCAGCGATGACGGACCTCGCGTCAGGTTCCCGAGTCCGCGCGCCTGTAGAGGTCGAGTGCGACCTTGCCCATCAGCACCCCGGTCAACAGGTTCGAGCCGACCGTGGAGTTCGTCGACACCAGGTAGCCGGTCCCCTTCGCGTCGTCGAAGCGGGTGTACCACGGACCGCCCGAGCACCCCGGCGTCATGCCGCACGGGATGGTGATCGTGTTGTCGCGGTTGGACGTCCACGTCGGCGACGAGCAGGTGCGCATCGTCGTGCCGTCGAACGGCGGGGCCGAGGGGTAGCCCGGCGAACGGATGCTCTCCGCCCTCGCGTCGAAGGCGATGCCCTGCCCGCCCAGCGCGCCGCGGATCGTCTTCCCGCCCAGCGGGCGCATGCGCAGGAACGCGATGTCGTAGGACCACCCCTCGCCGATGGTGTTGCCGCGCTCGTTCACCTTCGCCTTCTGTTGGAACTGCGTCGGCGCGTACATCATCTCCGCGGTCCACCGGCCGTACGGCGCCTGCCCGTTGGTGTCACCGGGGATGAACAGGACGTTGTCCGCCCAGTCCCCGCCCTTCGTGCCCGAGTAGTCCCAGATGCAGTGCGCCGTCGTCGCCACCAGCAGACCCGACGTCGAGTTCACCACCGATGCCTCGGCAACGGACTCGTCGGGCCGACCGCTCCCGTTGTCGGGTGGATGACCACGCCGGTCGGCTCGTCCCTGAACACGTCGGTGGTCTGCCCCGGCTGCGGCTGGTGCGGTTTGGCGTTGCGCATGCGCTCCGAGGACCAGTAGCCGTTGACCTGCTGCGGACTGCTGGTGAACACCTTGCGGAGGTCGCTCCGCTTGGTGTTGTCCAGTTCTTCCTCGATGTTCCTGGTCGACGGACCCGCCTTCGGCGTGCCGGGACGGGCCACCGTGCACGCGCTGAGCGCGGTGAGGATCGCGGTGCGCAGGTGTCGCATCGACTTCTCCCACGGATCTGCTCGCTGGTGCGGGCGTTCTAGGGGTGTTCGCCGGGTTGCGGGTCGAGCTGGGGCCTGCGTTCTTCGGCTTGCGGAGGGCCTCACAGATTCCTTTGGCTTGCTTGGGAATTCACCGGAGCCGATCACCGAGCCGGCCCTGTTCTGGTGCACCGGATTCGGGTTGCGCGGAAGGGAGGTCGCGCTCGGCGTAGAGGCGGTGCTCCCACTCCTCGTTGAGGACGATCCGCAGGCAGGTCTTGACCGGGAAGCCTTCCAGCTGCGGCCAACCGGGTTCGGTGCGGGTCACCGTCGATGCCAGGCGCTCATCGGTCAACGACTCCATGACGGAACGGACCATGGCCTGGCGCTCGCGCCGCACCGCCAACACCTCGTCGAGCGAAGGACGCGCCTCGCGGTCCCACGGGATGCCGTCCCATCCGGGAGCCTCGTCCCACGGCAGATCCAAGGCGTGCCAAGGGGAAGCGGTGCCGATGACCATCCGGCCAACCCACGCGGCACTGGCGAAGTTGAGGTGCCGCAACGTCTGGATGAAGGACCACTCGCCGTCGACGTTGCGGTGCAGCTCGGCTTCGGGAAGCCGCCGAGCCCGCGCGAGCGTGCCTTCCCACAACCGTTCCAGGATCGCCCACGCCTCGCGGAAACCCCCGGCGTCCTCGGCCCGCATCTTCGCGCGCTCGGGCATGCGGCGGTTCAGCTCCGCCTCCACGAGGGGAGCGATGTCGACGCCGTTCACCACGACGTTGCGCAGCTCGGCGCTGATCTCGACGTCGACCAGCTCGACGCCGCGCATGCGCACGCCGCGGAAGTCGACAGCGCGCAGATCGGCGTCGTTGAGGAACACGTGGTTGAACGCGGCACCCCGGAGGTTGGTGCGCACGAAGCGCGCGCCGGACAGGTCCTGGTCGCGGAACTCGGTCATGCGCAGCACGCTAGAGCCGGTCCCGGACGATCGGCTACCGCGACCACCGATCAAGTCGTCCGCCGCGCTGGAACGAGCCCAGGCCTCCGGGTGCGATGTGCGGTCGGACAAGAACGGCCACCGCTGGAGGTGGGTGATCTGCTGCTCGTGCAGGTCACGCAGCACGGTTTCCGGCACGCCGAAGAATCCCGGTGATGAAGCCAAACGCATCGAGTGACTTGTCCGCGACCACCGGCGCTGAAGGAACAGCTCCTCATGCCCGAGTGGAGTTTCGCCCTCCAGCTCAACCACGTTGCCGGGCGCGGTGGCGCAGGTGGCCCGGGACTTCCGCCTCGTCCCGGACCTGGCCGTCGCCCATCACGCGTTGCGGTCGCTCGGACTGCCTGCGATGTGATGCCCGGCCGCTCTGGCGGCGTGCTCGATCTTCGCGCAGTGGTTCTCCCAGAACGCGTCCTGCGGAGGTCCGTCGAGCTGTTCGCGGAGGATGTCGGCGTGCCCGGCGTGCCGGTTGGTCTCGGTGAGCATGTGCACAAGGACGTTGAACAGCTTCACGTCGGGGCGTGGCCACCACGGCACATGCCCCGGGGCGTCGATGGGCAGAGCGTCGATCGTCGCGTCGGCGTGGTCCCACACCCGCCGGTAGCGGTCGACGATCTCGGCGCGCGTCTCGTGCTCGGTCACCCACAGATCGGTACCACGCGCGGACGTGTCGTCCCACCGGGGCAGGGGCTCGGGGAACGGGCGCCCGAACACCTCGCCGAAGTACCGGGCCTCCCAGGTCGACAGGTGCTTCACCAGGCCGAGCAGGTTGGTCCCGGTACCGGTCAGCGGGCGCCGGGCGTCGTACTCGCCGAGCCCGTCCAGCTTCCCGAGCACCGCCTCCCGGCTCTCCCGTAGCTCGCCGTGCAGGTACTCCTTCGCGAAATCGTCGATCACGGCACCAGTCTGCCCTGGTGAGCCGCCCTGCCGAAGATCTTCGGAAAAAGTCGCGGGGGATGTCGAGAACCCGGAGCCGGCTCCGTCCCGGGTGCGAAAGCGGCCACAATGGGCCGCGACGCACCCAGGGAGATCACCATGGCCAAGTACCTGCTGCTCAAGCACTACCGTGGCGCGCCCGCGGCGGTCAACGACGTGCCGATGGACCAGTGGACGCCGGAGGAGGTCTCGGCCCACGTCCAGTACATGCGGGACTTCGCGGAGCGGCTGGAGGGCACCGGCGAGTTCGTCGACAGCCAGGCGCTGGCCCCGGGGGGCACGTTCGTCCGCTACGACGGCGAGGGGCGCCCGCCGATCACCGACGGCCCGTTCGCCGAAACCAAGGACCTGATCGCCGGCTGGATGGTGATCGACGTGGACAGCCACGACCGCGCGCTGGAGCTGGCGGGCGAGCTGTCCGCGGCCCCCGGCGCGGGTGGGCAGCCGATCCACGAGTGGCTGGAGGTGCGTCCGTTCCTGACGGAGCCTCCGACCATCACGGAGTGACGCGCGGTGGACGACGCCCTGGTGCGGACCCTCACCCCCGCAGTGATCGGCATCCTCGTCCGCCGCGGAGCAGACTTCGCGGCGGCCGAGGACGCCGTGCAGGACGCGCTGGTCGAAGCGGTGCGCACCTGGCCGGATGATCCACCTCGGGACCCCAAGGGCTGGTTGGTCGCCGTGGCCTGGCGCAGGTTCCTCGACGCCGTCCGCTCGGAATCCTCCCGGCGGCGGCGCGAGGAGCTGGTGGACGCCGAGCCCGAGCCGGGCCCGGGCGAGGACGTGGACGACACGCTCCAGCTGTACTTCCTGTGCGCCCACCCCTCGTTGACGCCGTCCTCGGCGGTCGCGTTGACGCTGCGCGCGGTCGGCGGCCTGACCACGCGGCAGATCGCCGAGGCGTACCTGGTGCCCGAGGCGACGATGGCCCAGCGGATCAGCCGGGCCAAACGGACCGTCTCGGGCGTCCGGTTCACCCGGCCCGGCGACGTCGCCACGGTGCTGCGCGTGCTCTACCTGGTCTTCAACGAGGGGTACTCCGGCGACGTCGACCTCGCGGCCGAGGCGATCCGGCTCACTCGGCAGCTGGCGGCGGTGGCCAAGCACGAGGAGGTCGACGGTCTGCTGGCACTCATGCTGCTGCACCACGCCCGGCGCCCGGCCCGGACCCGCGCGGACGGCAGCCTGGTGCCGCTCGCCGAGCAGGACCGGAGGCTGTGGGACACCGGCCTGATCACCGAGGGCGTGCACGTGCTCCAGGCGGCCCTCGCGCGCGATCGGCCGGGGCAGTTCCAGGCCCAGGCCGCCATCGCAGCGCTGCACGCCGACGCCCAGACGGCCGACGAGACCGACTGGGTGCAGATCGTCGAGTGGTACGACGAACTGCTGCGCTTCACCGACAACCCGGTGGTCCGCCTCAACCGCGCCGTCGCGGTCGGCGAGGCCGACGGCGCACGGGCCGGGCTGGCCGCGCTGGCGGAGCTCGACCCCGGGCTGCCCAGGTACACCGCCGCGTCGGCGTACCTGCACGAGCGGGCCGGAGACCGGGCGACGGCGGCCCGGCTCTACGCCAAAGCGGCCCGGGCGGCATCCAACCTGCGCGAATGCGAGCACCTCACCCGGCAGGCGGCCCGGCTGAACGCCCAGCTTCGCTAAGAAGTTGCTGCGGGGAATATCCCACGTGCAACTAGTTTGCTACGGTCGGCTTCGTGACCGACGAGCCGTTCGACGACCCCCGGCTGACCGTGGTCGGGCTGCTGATCGAGGTCCACGCCGGGCTGATCGCGGAGCTGACCGCGGTGCACGCCGAGCACGGCCTGGCGGGCAGTGACTTCGACGCGCTGCTGCGGCTGGCCCGATCGCCCGGGCGGAGCCTGCGGATGAGCGACCTCGCGACCCAGACCGGCCTGTCGACGAGCGGCGTCACCCGGATCGTCGATCGGCTGGAGCGCCGGGGGCTCGTGCGCAGGGACTTCTGTGCGACCGACCGGCGCAGCTGCTGGGCCGTGCTCACCGACGCCGGTCACGACGCCCTTCGCGGCGAGCTGCCCGCGCTGCTGGCTGTCATCCAGCGGCGTGTCGTCGATCCGCTCAGCCCGGCCGAGCTGGACGGCCTCGCGCAGGGGCTGCGAGCGCTGCGCGACGCGGTCCGGCCCGGCGCCGCGACGACAACCGAGGGAGAAGGCGCTGATCATGCTGAACCATGAGGACGTGTTCGAGCGGGCGTGGGCCGACCCCGCCAACACCCGCTTCACCCTGCCGCCGGTGGACGTCAACCAGGTGCTCGCCGAGCGGTACCGCCTCGACGAGCCGCTGGTGTTCACCCGGACCATGTTGTGGGACAACGAGGTCCGGAAAGCGCGGCGGCCGGACCTGTTCATCCCGTTCGTCGTCGAGCCGGGCAGCGCGGCGGCCTGGGGCGGAGCGGATGTGTTCGTCCGGCGCTCCCGGCAACGCCGGTGGCTGGACCCGGCCACCTACGGACTCGTGCTGGAACAGACCCGGCTCGACCACGCCCGTCAGGCCGTGACGTTCATCGGCACCGCGGAGTGCGCCGACGAGCACGGCGAGCGGCTGCACGCCGACACCGGCCAGCCGATCTTCCACGTGGAGCACGCGGTGGGCGGTGAGGAGGACCGGCCGCTGAACCTGTGGCGCATCGTCCACCTCACTGACGCGCCGAACGAGCGGATCGTCGAGGTCTTCGACAGGATCGCCGGTTCGCCTTGGTTGCCGGAGTTCGTCGAGATCTACGTTCGTGATGTGCTTGGGCGGAAGCTCGATCGGGTCTGACTGTTTGTTGGTTGGCTGATTCCGGCGCGGGCTGGGCTTCCGGTGGGGTTGGCTGGTTCCGGTGACGTTGGCTGGTTCCAGGGGGTCGGCTGGTTCCGGCGGGGTTGGCTGGTTCCAGCGGGGGTCGGCTTGACCTGGGGCCCCTTGCGCGTGCCCGTGGGCCTTTCGGGGGCACGGGATGAAACTCCGGCCCTCGCGGGAAGCGTATGGCACGCGCACCCCAGGTAAAGCCGACCGTCCCAGCTTTACCTCGCGCCAGCTGGAACCGGCTTTCGTTTGCTGAAACCGTTGGGGCGTAAGGGAAAGTGCACTCCGTAGAGCCATGATCCACTATTTGCAGACGCTAAAATAAGGGTATGGCCGCTGCCGATATCGAAGACGACCTCGTCGCCGCCTACGCCGCGATCGGTAAGGCTGTCGCGGACTTCGCCTTAACCCTGATGAAGCTCTATGACGACCTCGATCCGCAAGTGCAGCAGTACGCGGGGGATGTCTTGATGCCGCTGCTGCGTGTCTCCCAGGTCAAGGGCAACAAACTTGTCGACCGGGCGATGTCGCTGGTGGAGCACCGGGTGGTGTTGGAGGCGTTGTCGGAGGGTCGGATCGATGAGGGCAAGGCGTTGATGATCATCGATCAGGTCAGTGTCCTGGACGCGGCCAACCAGGCGATTGCTGAACCGGTGCTGATTGCGCATGCGGCCACGCATAACTACACCGCGTCTCAACGGTATGCCCGGCGGTATGTCCTCAAGCTTGACGCTGAAGCGGCGTTGCGGCGTCATGAGGAGAAGCGGAAGCAGCGGTTGGTGGAGAAGTTCAACCTCGACGACGGCATGTGCTCGCTGCGTGTCGTCCTGCCCGCCCTCGACGCGGCCTTGGCCTTCGATCGGATCGACCGCATCGCGCGGGCACTACCGAAAGACGACCGAACGCTGGACCAGAAACGATCCGATGTCGCCGCGGATCTGTTGATGGGCAAGGAAACACCCGCCCCGCAGGGTGAGGTGTGCGTGAACCTCACGATGCCGATCACCAACATCCTCGGCTTGACCACAGACCCGGTCATGCTCGCCGGGTACGGGCCGCTGCCCGCGGAGATCGTGGCGGATGTCGCGGCGAATGGGATCTGGAAGCGCATCCTGACAGACCCAGTGACGGGGATGGCCGAGCACATCACCACCTACCGGCCGACCCAGGCGCAACGGGAGTTGATCAACGCGCGGTATCCGACGTGCACGATGGTCGGCTGCAACCAGCCCGCGCACCGCTGCGACCTGGATCATTGTTGCCCGTTCGATGGCACCAACACCACCATCGCGAACCTGCGGCCCAAGTGCAGGCACCATCACCGGATGAAGACCCACTCCCGTTGGTCCTGTGAGAACCGGCCGGATGGGACGCATGTATGGACGACGCCGAGTGGCAGGGTGATCGAGACCGAACTCGAACCCATCGCCGAACCCGCACCGTTCTAGGGCGAGTCTTGCTACCAGGTCAACGCGCTACGCAGCACACGGGGTTGTCGTCGAGGCGTGAACCGCGCGGGACAGGGCGCCATCGCGCACGAGCGCGGTCGCGGCCTCGACGTCCGGCGTCATGTACCGGTCGTCGGTGAGCGGCTGGATGCGTTGGCGCACCAGCGAGTGGATGGCGGACGTGCCGCGACCGGGATCCAGTGCGGTCATCTTCGGCCGGATGAGGTCGATGCCCTGTGCGCCCAGCATGACCTGTACGCCGAGCACCGTGTCCAGCCTCGAGGTTCGCGGCGAGGTTGCGCATGGACGCCATGGCCATGGTGTTGTGGTCCTCCTGGCCGCCCTTGACGGGCCGGGACAACGTGCCCGCCGGGTTCGCGGCGAGCTGCATCTCCGGCACGAGCGCGGAGGCCACGGTCACCACCTGCACCATGCCCGAGTTCAGGCCGACCGGCCCGCCCGCCAGGTTCGCGGGCAGGCCGTAGCTCCACTTCGGCGCGATCAGCCTGCCGGACAGGTTCTCCGACAGCACGCCGAGATCGGCCACCTGGGCGTTGAGCGCGTCGATCTCGTGGCCGATCCGCGCGGCGGCCCAGTTGCCGCCCATGACGAACTCGTAGCCGCCGCCGGGCTTGGCGAACAGCAACGGGTTGGAGGTGGACGCGTTCACCTCCCGAGTCACGGTTTCCCTTGCGGTGTGCAGGGTTTGGCGGAACGCGCCGAGGACGTGCGGGGCGGCGCGTACCGAAGTGGCGTCCTGGACCCGCGGATCGGCCTCCCCGGAGACGCGGCGTCCTTCGTCGGTCATCCAGCGTGTTCCGCACACCAGCGAACGGATCTGCCGTGCGGCTTCGACCTCTTCGGGGATGCGCCGCTCGGTGTGGGTGCGCTCGTCGAACGCGCCCTGCTCCGCCCGCGTCGCTTCGAGGAACAGCGCGAACGCGGCCGCGAAGCTGTCGAGGGCCTGCCCGGATCGGTCGATCGCGTCGATGTAGCGCGCGGTGAGCACGCTTCCTCCGCTGACCACCGGCAACGCCTCACCGGCCTCCAGCGCGAACTGCTGCGGAAGTCCAGCTGTCCGGAAGGCCGCACTCGCGGGAAGCTGCCTGCCGCGGAAGAGAACCGGGACGTCCTCGCCCATCATGGCCAGGCCCGCCGCTGCCATCGGCTGGAGGTCACCGGTGCCGAGCGAGCCGATCTCGGGCATCACCGGGACGATCCCCACGTTGACCAGGCCGAGCATCCGGTCCACCAACTCGGGCCGAACACCCATGGCCGCCCGCGCCATCGCATTCGCCCGCAGCACCAGAGCCAGCCGCGCGATGGGGAAGGGCAGTGCCGGGCCGACTCCGGCGGCGTGCGAGCGCAGCACCCGTCGTTGGAACTCGCGCTGCTCATCCAGGCCGAGCGGGCGGCCCTTCAACGGTCCCAACGCCTGGTTCCACCCGTAAACCCGTTGTCCCGCTTCGACAGTGGCCAGCGCGCCACGACGGGTGTCCACCATCTTCTGCCGCGCTTGGTCGGTCAAGCGGACAGAAACCCGGTCCGCGTGCAGGAACCGGACCATCGTCGGCCAGTCGAGGTGGTCCCCGTCCAGCTGCACAGTCACGGGCGCGGGAAGCCCGGCAGCAGAGGCGGGCACGACGAGAGCGACGAGGAGGACGACGAGCGCGGCGGACCAGTTACGCATGGCTCTCCTCCGCGGCGTTGACGGAATCGATGTGCCGGAACAGAGCGGGAAGCGAGGCCAGGCAGGCGACGACGCCGAGGGTCACCCAGAGCGCGGGCGCGTACACGGTGAACCGCGCGATGGCCCAGGTCAGCAGTGCCGGGGTGAACCCGGCGAAGAAGATCGCGGCGACGTTGTAGCTCAGCGCCAGCCCGGTCGTGCGCACCGAAGCGGGGAAGACGCGCGGCATCGTGGACGGAGCGACACCGACGAACGCCGCGACGTTGGCGCACAACACGGAGTGCACGACGACGAGCACTGGAACGCTCGGCACCGCGTGCAGCAACAGCAAGCACAGCAAAGGAATCACGAGCAAACCGCTCGCACCCCACGTCAACACCCGTCGCGGACCGAACTGGTCGGCGGCGCGTCCGGCGACGATGCAGCCGATCACCAGCACGACATTGCCCACGAGCGACGCCAGGAACGACTGTTGCGAGGTGAACCCCAACCCGGCGGCCGGATCGCGGTAGTAGGTCGGCAGGTAGATCACCAAAGCGTAGACGCAGACGGTCCACAGCACGGAGACGTCGAGCAGCTCGCCGTCGTTGATCCGCGGGAACCGGATCGGGTCGGTGTCGAACAACGACACCTTGAAGCCGACGACACCCGCGCCGACCAGGTCCTCGGCCCGGCGCCAGCCACCACCCGGTTCGAGCGTGCCGAGCAGCGCGACGTCGACAACCGCCTCGGCGTCGACCTTCTCCAGCTTCGTCTTCAACCGCTCCACGGTGTTGATCGGCCTCGAGGCGTCGAAGGGCATCTCCACGATCGTCGTCACCCCGCCCGCCGCCGCGGCCGAAGTCGACGCGCGCAGGCCCTCACCGGCGTGGGAGTAGGAGTGCACGTGCGCGTCCACCACACCGGGCAGCACGTACGACTCGCCGACGTCGATCAGGCGCGCGCTGCCGGTGTCGGGCAGGTCGCCGGTGTGCGCCTCGGTGATCACGCCGTCGCGGATGAACACCGCTCCGCGCTCGAAGGAACCCTTCGCCGTGTGGACCACCCCGGCGATGACGGTGTCGGCTGTCGTTCCCATAGCGGGAAGCTAGACAGCGCCCCGAACGCCGACCTATCCCATTCCCGTGGATCGGGAATTCAGCGGCCCACGAACACCCAGAACAGCTCGGCCGGGATGTCGCCGGCGTTGAAGATGCGGTGGGGGAGTTGGGGATCGAGCGTGACCGTGTCGCCTGGGCCGAGCTCGTGGGTCTCGTCCCCGACGGTGACGCCGAGCCGTCCGGAGTGCACGTAGCCGTACTCGCCGCCGCCGTGCCGCATGGCGGAGTCCGGAGCGCCCGACACCCCGCCCACCTCGAAGACGATCCGGAGGAAGCGGAGCGCGCGCTCGTGGTCAACGCCGAGAAGGGTGTAGGTGACGCCCTCGCCCAGCGGCATCACGGAGTGCTCGCCGTTGCGCCGCACGGTGACCGGCTCGGCCGGAGCGGCGGGCGTGAACAGGCCGTCGAGGGTCACGCCCAGCTCGTTGGCGATCGCGTAGAGGGTGCTGACCGAGGGGCGGCTGATCCCCTTCTCGATCTGGCTGATCATGCTGCCGCTCACGCCGATGCGGCGGCCCAGCTCGCGCACGCCCAGCCCGGCGGCCGCGCGGGCCGAGCGCAGGCGCTCGCCGAGCGTCTGGGGCGGGAGGGCGTCGGGCACGGTGCGACGCTACCGGGCGCAGGTGTTAAGCGCTACTTGACACTCCGGGAGCGGCTGGGCGACCCTTGGCCGGTGGATTTCACCGCCGAGGAGTCGGCCGCCATCGTCAGCGCCAGCTTCGACGCCGCCCCGGACCCGCGCGCCCGCGAGGTGCTGCAAGCCCTGACCCGGCACCTGCACGCCTTCGTGCGCGAGGTCCGCCCGAGCATGGCCGAGTGGGAGAAGGCGATCGACTTCCTCACCCGCACCGGCCAGGCGTGCACCGGCACGCGCCAGGAGTTCATCCTGCTCTCCGACGTGCTCGGCGTGTCGATGCTGGTGGAGACGCTGGAGGCGGAGGGCGTGACCACCGAGGCCACCCCGGCCACGGTGCTCGGCCCGTTCCACATGGTCGCCAGCCCGCCGCGTGGACTCGGTGACTCCGTCGACCTCGTCGCGGACGGCACGCCCTGCGTCATCGAGGGCCGGATCACCGACACCGACGGCAATCCGTTGCCTGGCGCGAGCGTGGACGTGTGGCAGGCCGATGACAAGGGCTTCTACGACGTGCAGCAACCCGGAACCCTGCCCGAGGGCAACGGTCGCGGCTTGTTCACCGCGGACGAGGACGGTTGCTACTGGTTCCGCACGGTGCGTCCCGCGCCCTACCCGATTCCCGTCGACGGCCCGGTCGGCGAGCTGCTGGCCGCGGCCGGGCGGCATCCCTATCGGCCCGCGCACGTGCACTTCATCGTTGCGGCAGAAGGACATCATGCGGTGACCACGCACGCGTTCGACTCCGAGAGCGAGTACATCGACTCCGACACCGTGTTCGCGGTGAAGCGCGATCTCGTCGTGGACTTCGAGTCCGTCGACGATCCCGCCGAGGCCGCCCGCTACGGCGTCACCGCTCCGTTTCGCTACGCGCGCTTCGACGTGGCCCTGGCGCCGAGCAAGTAGTGCACGCCCGCGCCCAGTACGGCGCCGAGGACCGGAGCGGTGAGGTAGATCCAGAGGTCT
The window above is part of the Allokutzneria albata genome. Proteins encoded here:
- a CDS encoding trypsin-like serine peptidase, encoding MNSTSGLLVATTAHCIWDYSGTKGGDWADNVLFIPGDTNGQAPYGRWTAEMMYAPTQFQQKAKVNERGNTIGEGWSYDIAFLRMRPLGGKTIRGALGGQGIAFDARAESIRSPGYPSAPPFDGTTMRTCSSPTWTSNRDNTITIPCGMTPGCSGGPWYTRFDDAKGTGYLVSTNSTVGSNLLTGVLMGKVALDLYRRADSGT
- a CDS encoding DinB family protein yields the protein MRLASSPGFFGVPETVLRDLHEQQITHLQRWPFLSDRTSHPEAWARSSAADDLIGGRGSRSSGTGSSVLRMTEFRDQDLSGARFVRTNLRGAAFNHVFLNDADLRAVDFRGVRMRGVELVDVEISAELRNVVVNGVDIAPLVEAELNRRMPERAKMRAEDAGGFREAWAILERLWEGTLARARRLPEAELHRNVDGEWSFIQTLRHLNFASAAWVGRMVIGTASPWHALDLPWDEAPGWDGIPWDREARPSLDEVLAVRRERQAMVRSVMESLTDERLASTVTRTEPGWPQLEGFPVKTCLRIVLNEEWEHRLYAERDLPSAQPESGAPEQGRLGDRLR
- a CDS encoding DinB family protein — protein: MIDDFAKEYLHGELRESREAVLGKLDGLGEYDARRPLTGTGTNLLGLVKHLSTWEARYFGEVFGRPFPEPLPRWDDTSARGTDLWVTEHETRAEIVDRYRRVWDHADATIDALPIDAPGHVPWWPRPDVKLFNVLVHMLTETNRHAGHADILREQLDGPPQDAFWENHCAKIEHAARAAGHHIAGSPSDRNA
- a CDS encoding YciI family protein; its protein translation is MAKYLLLKHYRGAPAAVNDVPMDQWTPEEVSAHVQYMRDFAERLEGTGEFVDSQALAPGGTFVRYDGEGRPPITDGPFAETKDLIAGWMVIDVDSHDRALELAGELSAAPGAGGQPIHEWLEVRPFLTEPPTITE
- a CDS encoding RNA polymerase sigma factor; the protein is MDDALVRTLTPAVIGILVRRGADFAAAEDAVQDALVEAVRTWPDDPPRDPKGWLVAVAWRRFLDAVRSESSRRRREELVDAEPEPGPGEDVDDTLQLYFLCAHPSLTPSSAVALTLRAVGGLTTRQIAEAYLVPEATMAQRISRAKRTVSGVRFTRPGDVATVLRVLYLVFNEGYSGDVDLAAEAIRLTRQLAAVAKHEEVDGLLALMLLHHARRPARTRADGSLVPLAEQDRRLWDTGLITEGVHVLQAALARDRPGQFQAQAAIAALHADAQTADETDWVQIVEWYDELLRFTDNPVVRLNRAVAVGEADGARAGLAALAELDPGLPRYTAASAYLHERAGDRATAARLYAKAARAASNLRECEHLTRQAARLNAQLR
- a CDS encoding MarR family winged helix-turn-helix transcriptional regulator, with the translated sequence MTDEPFDDPRLTVVGLLIEVHAGLIAELTAVHAEHGLAGSDFDALLRLARSPGRSLRMSDLATQTGLSTSGVTRIVDRLERRGLVRRDFCATDRRSCWAVLTDAGHDALRGELPALLAVIQRRVVDPLSPAELDGLAQGLRALRDAVRPGAATTTEGEGADHAEP
- a CDS encoding HNH endonuclease signature motif containing protein translates to MAAADIEDDLVAAYAAIGKAVADFALTLMKLYDDLDPQVQQYAGDVLMPLLRVSQVKGNKLVDRAMSLVEHRVVLEALSEGRIDEGKALMIIDQVSVLDAANQAIAEPVLIAHAATHNYTASQRYARRYVLKLDAEAALRRHEEKRKQRLVEKFNLDDGMCSLRVVLPALDAALAFDRIDRIARALPKDDRTLDQKRSDVAADLLMGKETPAPQGEVCVNLTMPITNILGLTTDPVMLAGYGPLPAEIVADVAANGIWKRILTDPVTGMAEHITTYRPTQAQRELINARYPTCTMVGCNQPAHRCDLDHCCPFDGTNTTIANLRPKCRHHHRMKTHSRWSCENRPDGTHVWTTPSGRVIETELEPIAEPAPF
- a CDS encoding aromatic amino acid ammonia-lyase, giving the protein MRNWSAALVVLLVALVVPASAAGLPAPVTVQLDGDHLDWPTMVRFLHADRVSVRLTDQARQKMVDTRRGALATVEAGQRVYGWNQALGPLKGRPLGLDEQREFQRRVLRSHAAGVGPALPFPIARLALVLRANAMARAAMGVRPELVDRMLGLVNVGIVPVMPEIGSLGTGDLQPMAAAGLAMMGEDVPVLFRGRQLPASAAFRTAGLPQQFALEAGEALPVVSGGSVLTARYIDAIDRSGQALDSFAAAFALFLEATRAEQGAFDERTHTERRIPEEVEAARQIRSLVCGTRWMTDEGRRVSGEADPRVQDATSVRAAPHVLGAFRQTLHTARETVTREVNASTSNPLLFAKPGGGYEFVMGGNWAAARIGHEIDALNAQVADLGVLSENLSGRLIAPKWSYGLPANLAGGPVGLNSGMVQVVTVASALVPEMQLAANPAGTLSRPVKGGQEDHNTMAMASMRNLAANLEAGHGARRTGHAGRTGHRPHPAEDDRTGSRSRHVRHPLAGAPTHPAAHRRPVHDAGRRGRDRARARWRPVPRGSRLDDNPVCCVAR
- a CDS encoding MFS transporter, producing MGTTADTVIAGVVHTAKGSFERGAVFIRDGVITEAHTGDLPDTGSARLIDVGESYVLPGVVDAHVHSYSHAGEGLRASTSAAAAGGVTTIVEMPFDASRPINTVERLKTKLEKVDAEAVVDVALLGTLEPGGGWRRAEDLVGAGVVGFKVSLFDTDPIRFPRINDGELLDVSVLWTVCVYALVIYLPTYYRDPAAGLGFTSQQSFLASLVGNVVLVIGCIVAGRAADQFGPRRVLTWGASGLLVIPLLCLLLLHAVPSVPVLVVVHSVLCANVAAFVGVAPSTMPRVFPASVRTTGLALSYNVAAIFFAGFTPALLTWAIARFTVYAPALWVTLGVVACLASLPALFRHIDSVNAAEESHA
- a CDS encoding helix-turn-helix domain-containing protein, with the translated sequence MPDALPPQTLGERLRSARAAAGLGVRELGRRIGVSGSMISQIEKGISRPSVSTLYAIANELGVTLDGLFTPAAPAEPVTVRRNGEHSVMPLGEGVTYTLLGVDHERALRFLRIVFEVGGVSGAPDSAMRHGGGEYGYVHSGRLGVTVGDETHELGPGDTVTLDPQLPHRIFNAGDIPAELFWVFVGR